One genomic region from Burkholderia latens encodes:
- the argJ gene encoding bifunctional glutamate N-acetyltransferase/amino-acid acetyltransferase ArgJ → MAVNFPSIDPAQLHPVAGVTLGWAEANIRKPNRKDVLVISVDEGATVAGVFTENRFCAAPVIVCREHLAKVRAGGAGIRALVVNTGNANAGTGEPGLANTRETCAELARLAGLDAAQVLPFSTGVILEPLPIDRLKAGLPAALANRKAANWYDAAQAIMTTDTLPKAASRQVTIDGHTVTLTGISKGAGMIKPNMATMLGFLAFDANVAQPVLDTLVKEVADRSFNCITIDGDTSTNDSFILIASGKSTLPAIASTDSPAYAALRDAVTQVAQELSQLIVRDGEGATKFMTVQVEGGKSVAECRQIAYAIGHSPLVKTAFYASDPNLGRILAAIGYAGVTDLDVGKIDLYLDDVLVAKAGGRNPAYQEEDGQRVMKQSEITIRVLLGRGDAQATIWTCDLSHDYVSINADYRS, encoded by the coding sequence ATGGCTGTCAATTTTCCGTCGATCGATCCCGCCCAATTGCATCCCGTCGCCGGCGTCACGCTCGGCTGGGCGGAAGCGAACATCCGCAAGCCGAATCGCAAGGACGTGCTGGTCATTTCCGTCGACGAAGGGGCGACGGTCGCAGGCGTATTCACCGAGAACCGTTTTTGCGCCGCGCCGGTGATCGTGTGCCGCGAACATCTGGCCAAGGTGCGCGCGGGCGGGGCTGGCATCCGTGCACTCGTGGTGAACACCGGCAATGCGAATGCGGGCACCGGCGAGCCCGGCCTCGCGAACACCCGCGAAACGTGCGCGGAACTCGCGCGCCTCGCGGGCCTCGACGCCGCTCAGGTGCTGCCGTTCTCGACCGGCGTGATTCTCGAGCCGCTGCCGATTGACCGCCTGAAGGCCGGGCTGCCGGCTGCGCTCGCAAACCGCAAGGCCGCGAACTGGTACGACGCCGCGCAGGCGATCATGACGACCGATACGCTGCCGAAGGCTGCGTCGCGCCAGGTGACGATCGACGGCCATACGGTCACGCTGACCGGCATCAGCAAGGGCGCCGGGATGATCAAGCCGAACATGGCGACGATGCTCGGCTTCCTCGCCTTCGACGCGAACGTCGCGCAGCCGGTGCTCGACACACTCGTGAAGGAAGTGGCCGATCGCTCGTTCAACTGCATCACGATCGACGGCGATACGTCGACGAACGACTCGTTCATTCTGATCGCGTCGGGCAAGAGCACGCTGCCCGCGATCGCGTCGACCGACTCGCCGGCCTATGCGGCGCTGCGCGACGCGGTCACGCAGGTCGCGCAGGAGTTGTCGCAGCTGATCGTGCGCGACGGCGAAGGTGCGACGAAATTCATGACGGTGCAGGTGGAAGGCGGCAAGAGTGTTGCCGAATGCCGTCAGATCGCTTATGCGATCGGCCATTCGCCGCTCGTGAAGACGGCCTTCTACGCATCCGACCCCAACCTCGGCCGGATTCTCGCTGCGATCGGCTATGCGGGCGTCACCGATCTCGACGTCGGCAAGATCGATCTCTATCTGGACGACGTGCTCGTCGCGAAGGCCGGCGGCCGCAATCCCGCGTACCAGGAAGAGGACGGCCAGCGCGTGATGAAGCAGAGCGAAATCACGATTCGCGTGCTGCTTGGCCGCGGCGACGCGCAGGCTACGATCTGGACGTGCGATCTGTCGCACGACTACGTGAGCATCAACGCGGACTATCGCTCCTGA
- a CDS encoding ATP-binding protein — MDKLEQFLTRAEALLGRLEGMLPPAPAAVDWNAATAFRWRKRQGRGYLQPVPAASSITLGDLHNIDRQKGLIEQNTRQFVQRKPANNVLLTGARGTGKSSLIKACLNAYAKEGLRLIEVDKDDLHDLGDIVELISQRPERFIVFCDDLSFEEGESGYKALKVALDGSIAAQSDNVLIYATSNRRHLLPEYMSDNESYKHLPDGEIHPGEVVEEKISLSERFGLWVSFYPFKQDDYLDIVGHWLRHFGCADTEIDAARGDALVWALERGSRSGRVAWQFARDWSGRKEQA; from the coding sequence ATGGACAAGCTCGAACAGTTTCTGACGCGAGCCGAAGCGCTGCTCGGCCGCCTCGAAGGGATGCTGCCGCCGGCGCCGGCCGCTGTCGACTGGAATGCAGCCACGGCCTTCCGCTGGCGCAAGCGTCAGGGGCGCGGCTATCTGCAGCCGGTGCCGGCAGCGTCGTCGATCACGCTCGGCGACCTGCACAACATCGATCGTCAGAAGGGGCTGATCGAACAGAACACGCGACAGTTCGTGCAGCGCAAGCCGGCGAACAACGTGCTGCTGACGGGCGCGCGCGGCACCGGCAAGTCGTCGCTGATCAAGGCGTGCCTGAACGCGTATGCGAAGGAAGGCCTGCGCCTCATCGAAGTCGACAAGGACGACCTGCACGATCTCGGCGACATCGTCGAGCTGATCTCGCAGCGTCCGGAGCGGTTCATCGTGTTTTGCGACGACCTGTCGTTCGAGGAAGGCGAGTCCGGCTACAAGGCGCTGAAGGTCGCGCTCGACGGCTCGATCGCTGCGCAGTCGGACAACGTGCTGATCTACGCGACGTCGAACCGCCGCCATCTGCTGCCCGAGTACATGAGCGACAACGAGTCGTACAAGCATCTGCCGGACGGCGAGATCCACCCGGGCGAAGTCGTCGAGGAAAAGATCTCGCTGTCGGAGCGCTTCGGCCTGTGGGTCAGCTTCTACCCGTTCAAGCAGGACGACTACCTCGACATCGTCGGGCACTGGCTGCGCCATTTCGGCTGCGCGGATACCGAGATCGACGCGGCACGCGGCGATGCGCTGGTCTGGGCGCTCGAGCGCGGTTCGCGCTCGGGGCGCGTCGCGTGGCAGTTCGCGCGCGACTGGTCGGGCCGCAAGGAGCAGGCATGA
- a CDS encoding NUDIX domain-containing protein, translating into MSVDSAVGAARAPDGRKVTEVAVGVMVRPDGPVGRCRYLLAQRLQGKPYEGYWEFPGGKLEAGESVEDALARELHEELGIVVTASHRWHTLEHDYPHAYVRLYFCKVTGWTGEPHSKEGQAFVWQELPVDVAPLLPAALPVLELLEKEAASQ; encoded by the coding sequence ATGAGTGTGGATTCCGCAGTAGGCGCGGCGCGCGCGCCCGACGGCCGCAAGGTGACGGAAGTCGCTGTCGGTGTAATGGTGCGGCCGGACGGCCCGGTCGGCCGCTGCCGTTATCTGCTCGCGCAGCGCCTGCAGGGCAAGCCGTATGAAGGTTACTGGGAGTTTCCGGGCGGCAAGCTCGAAGCGGGCGAAAGCGTCGAGGACGCGCTCGCCCGCGAACTCCATGAGGAGCTGGGCATCGTCGTCACGGCCAGCCATCGCTGGCATACGCTCGAGCACGACTATCCGCATGCATACGTGCGGCTCTATTTCTGCAAGGTGACGGGCTGGACGGGCGAGCCGCACAGCAAGGAAGGGCAGGCGTTCGTGTGGCAGGAACTGCCGGTCGACGTCGCGCCTCTGTTGCCGGCCGCGTTGCCGGTGCTGGAACTGCTCGAGAAGGAAGCGGCGTCGCAATGA
- a CDS encoding DNA gyrase inhibitor YacG — translation MTTVVKCPSCGAEVRWTPENKFRPFCSARCKQLDLGAWAAEKYRIGGSSDEGPSSEEDGTDGRRDS, via the coding sequence ATGACTACCGTTGTGAAATGTCCTTCGTGCGGCGCGGAAGTGCGCTGGACGCCGGAAAACAAGTTCCGCCCGTTCTGTTCGGCCCGCTGCAAGCAGCTCGATCTCGGCGCATGGGCGGCGGAAAAGTATCGGATCGGCGGCTCGTCCGACGAAGGTCCGTCGTCGGAAGAAGACGGCACCGACGGCCGCCGCGACAGCTAA
- the zapD gene encoding cell division protein ZapD has translation MILYEYPFNERIRTLLRLEDLFERFAFFLAQEDAREHHVALTTLFEIAEVTGRADLKSDLMKELERQRQTLAPFRGNPGIEQNALEAVLGEIEQTLANLAQMQGKTGQHLVDNEWLASIRSRAVIPGGTCKFDLPSYYAWQQWPAEQRRHDITKWIMPLLPLRDAAAIVLRLARESGQASKVMAMQGSYQQMLSGRSYQLMQVRVSPELRVIPEASANKYMLWVRFTMQDGDVRPRAVDIDVPFHLTLCNL, from the coding sequence TTGATTCTTTACGAGTATCCGTTCAACGAGCGAATTCGCACGCTGTTGCGCCTCGAGGACTTATTCGAGCGCTTCGCGTTCTTTTTGGCTCAGGAGGACGCGCGCGAACATCACGTCGCGCTGACGACGCTGTTCGAAATCGCCGAGGTCACGGGCCGCGCCGACCTGAAATCGGATCTGATGAAGGAGCTCGAACGTCAGCGCCAGACGCTCGCTCCGTTTCGCGGCAATCCGGGCATCGAACAGAATGCGCTGGAAGCCGTGCTCGGCGAAATCGAGCAGACGCTCGCGAATCTCGCGCAGATGCAGGGCAAGACAGGCCAGCATCTGGTCGACAACGAGTGGCTCGCGAGCATCCGCAGCCGAGCGGTGATTCCCGGCGGCACGTGCAAGTTCGACCTGCCGTCGTATTACGCGTGGCAACAATGGCCGGCCGAACAGCGGCGCCATGACATCACGAAATGGATCATGCCGCTGCTGCCGCTGCGCGACGCCGCGGCGATCGTGCTGCGTCTCGCGCGCGAATCGGGCCAGGCTTCGAAGGTGATGGCGATGCAAGGCAGCTACCAGCAGATGCTGTCGGGGCGCAGCTACCAATTGATGCAGGTGCGCGTGTCGCCGGAGCTGCGCGTGATTCCCGAGGCGAGCGCCAACAAATACATGCTGTGGGTACGGTTCACCATGCAGGACGGCGACGTGCGGCCGCGTGCGGTGGACATCGACGTGCCGTTCCATCTGACACTCTGCAATCTGTAA
- the coaE gene encoding dephospho-CoA kinase (Dephospho-CoA kinase (CoaE) performs the final step in coenzyme A biosynthesis.) has product MFAIGLTGGIGSGKTTVADMFAARGASVVDTDLIAHRITAPGGLAMPAIEHAFGPDFVAADGSLDRARMRALIFSDDDARRRLEAITHPLIRAQTDREARAAQGPYVMFVVPLLVESGNWKTRSNRVLVVDCPVETQIARVMRRNGFTREQVEAIIARQATRDARLAAADDVIVNDAATPAMLAAQVDALHQRYLEFAAAAQ; this is encoded by the coding sequence ATGTTTGCAATAGGACTCACCGGCGGCATCGGCAGCGGCAAGACGACCGTCGCCGACATGTTCGCCGCGCGCGGCGCATCGGTCGTCGATACCGATCTGATCGCGCACCGTATCACCGCCCCCGGTGGGCTCGCGATGCCGGCGATCGAGCACGCGTTCGGGCCGGACTTCGTCGCCGCCGACGGCTCTCTCGATCGCGCCAGGATGCGCGCACTGATTTTCAGCGACGACGACGCACGACGCCGGCTCGAAGCGATCACGCATCCGCTGATCCGCGCGCAGACGGATCGCGAAGCCCGCGCCGCGCAGGGCCCTTACGTGATGTTCGTGGTGCCGTTGCTCGTCGAGTCAGGCAATTGGAAGACTCGCAGCAACCGCGTGCTGGTGGTCGACTGTCCGGTCGAAACGCAGATCGCGCGCGTGATGCGGCGCAACGGTTTCACGCGCGAACAGGTCGAGGCGATCATCGCGAGACAGGCAACGCGCGACGCGCGTCTCGCGGCCGCCGACGACGTGATCGTCAACGACGCGGCGACGCCAGCCATGCTCGCCGCGCAGGTCGATGCACTGCACCAACGCTATCTCGAATTCGCAGCCGCCGCGCAGTGA
- a CDS encoding prepilin peptidase: protein MTPAPLTTVFDSPAGTLLALAMLPPAVQYAFAVVLGLCVGSFVNVVVHRVPVMMQRAWQAEIAEATGAASAAPDDGYPPHYDLWRPRSACPHCGHVLRAWENIPLVSYLLLRGRCRQCGHAIGVRYPLVELAGALLAAASLAAFGPTVVALAAFGLCAALLAMSAIDIRTGYLPDSMTLPLLWAGLALNLGGTFTSLRSAVIGAMAGYLFLCSIYWLFKWLRGIEGIGFGDLKLLAALGAWMGWAALPQVVLFAAVTGAIVGLVATWRGRMRFEEPIPFGPFLAAGGVATLFFGTPFYSALGG, encoded by the coding sequence ATGACGCCCGCGCCCCTGACCACCGTATTCGATTCGCCCGCCGGCACGTTGCTCGCGCTGGCGATGCTGCCGCCTGCGGTGCAGTATGCATTCGCCGTCGTCCTCGGCCTGTGCGTCGGAAGCTTCGTGAATGTCGTCGTGCACCGGGTACCGGTGATGATGCAGCGCGCATGGCAGGCCGAAATCGCCGAGGCGACGGGCGCGGCGAGCGCGGCGCCGGACGACGGCTATCCGCCGCACTACGATCTGTGGCGCCCGCGCAGCGCCTGCCCGCATTGCGGCCACGTGCTGCGCGCATGGGAAAACATCCCGCTCGTCAGCTACTTGCTGTTGCGTGGCCGCTGCCGTCAGTGCGGCCATGCGATCGGCGTGCGCTATCCGCTCGTCGAGCTCGCCGGTGCGCTTCTCGCCGCCGCCTCGCTCGCCGCCTTCGGCCCCACCGTCGTGGCTCTCGCAGCGTTCGGGCTCTGCGCCGCACTGCTCGCGATGAGCGCGATCGATATCCGTACCGGCTACCTGCCCGATTCGATGACGCTGCCGCTGCTGTGGGCAGGCCTCGCACTGAATCTCGGCGGCACGTTCACGTCGCTGCGTTCGGCCGTGATCGGTGCGATGGCCGGCTACCTGTTCCTTTGCTCCATCTACTGGCTGTTCAAATGGCTGCGCGGGATCGAGGGCATCGGCTTCGGCGATCTGAAGCTGCTCGCCGCGCTCGGCGCATGGATGGGCTGGGCCGCGCTGCCGCAGGTCGTGCTGTTCGCCGCGGTGACGGGCGCGATCGTCGGCCTCGTCGCGACCTGGCGCGGCCGCATGCGCTTCGAGGAGCCGATTCCGTTCGGCCCGTTCCTGGCCGCGGGCGGTGTGGCGACGCTATTTTTCGGCACCCCTTTCTATTCGGCGCTCGGCGGTTGA
- a CDS encoding type II secretion system F family protein: protein MPVPPHETRFAWRGRRRDGSPCRGNVIAFDAAAARAALARDGIAVLALDARGKARPPAAGARDVTRFTRQLASLLQAGLPLAPSLEMLARTRTHDGFPRIAAGLAREIIGGQRFAAALARYPAQFGTLYRQLIEVGEASGALGSVLTRVAEHRERADAQWRKLCAALAYPVAVIAFALAISAALMIWVVPTFRQIFDGFGATLPAPTRALLAISSATSAWGGTFAAAAAVAGLAARHALRRSPTLRHAVARQALNAPLVGGALTRFATARWCRSLATLLGAGVPLADAFSTLEHTAGHPVFEQATAQIAARVLRGARLADAMHAAGCFPDDVVQPIAVAEEIGALDTMLADIAALCERQLDARLDALAALGEPLIVVVLGALVGGLVIAMYLPILQLGNVV from the coding sequence ATGCCGGTGCCGCCGCACGAAACCCGCTTCGCGTGGCGCGGCCGCCGTCGCGACGGCTCGCCATGCCGCGGAAACGTGATCGCATTCGACGCCGCCGCTGCACGCGCGGCGCTCGCACGCGACGGCATCGCCGTGCTGGCGCTCGACGCGCGCGGCAAGGCGCGGCCGCCCGCAGCCGGCGCGCGTGACGTCACCCGCTTCACGCGTCAGCTCGCAAGCTTGCTGCAGGCCGGGCTGCCGCTCGCACCGTCGCTCGAGATGCTCGCCCGCACCCGCACGCACGACGGGTTTCCGCGCATCGCCGCCGGCCTCGCACGCGAGATCATTGGCGGACAACGTTTCGCCGCCGCGCTCGCGCGCTATCCGGCGCAGTTCGGTACGCTGTACCGCCAGTTGATCGAAGTGGGCGAAGCGTCGGGCGCGCTCGGCTCCGTGCTGACACGCGTCGCGGAGCACCGCGAACGCGCGGACGCGCAATGGCGCAAGCTCTGTGCCGCGCTCGCATATCCGGTCGCCGTCATCGCGTTCGCGCTCGCGATCTCGGCCGCACTGATGATTTGGGTCGTACCGACGTTCCGGCAGATTTTCGACGGCTTCGGCGCGACGCTGCCGGCGCCAACCCGCGCGCTGCTGGCGATCTCGTCTGCGACGTCGGCCTGGGGCGGCACGTTCGCCGCAGCGGCCGCGGTGGCCGGACTCGCCGCACGTCATGCGCTGCGGCGCTCGCCAACGTTGCGCCATGCGGTCGCCCGACAGGCGCTGAATGCACCGCTCGTCGGCGGCGCGCTCACGCGGTTCGCGACCGCGCGGTGGTGCCGCTCGCTTGCGACGCTGCTCGGCGCGGGCGTCCCGCTTGCCGATGCATTCTCGACGCTCGAGCACACGGCCGGCCATCCGGTGTTCGAACAGGCCACCGCGCAGATCGCGGCACGCGTGCTGCGTGGTGCGCGCCTTGCCGACGCGATGCACGCGGCCGGCTGCTTCCCGGACGACGTCGTCCAGCCGATCGCCGTCGCGGAGGAAATAGGCGCGCTCGACACGATGCTCGCGGACATCGCCGCGCTCTGCGAGCGTCAGCTCGATGCACGCCTCGATGCACTCGCCGCGCTCGGCGAGCCGCTGATCGTGGTCGTGCTGGGCGCCCTCGTCGGCGGCCTCGTGATCGCGATGTATCTGCCCATCCTTCAGCTGGGCAACGTGGTGTAG
- a CDS encoding GspE/PulE family protein yields MHIPPSGAPPRTQPSPISSHRPTAERVRSLDATQLDDSPAVRLLTDTLHAARVRNASDIHIEPFEAGWRIRLRIDGVLHVHAQPPAHLRDALVTRTKVLARMDIAERRLPQDGRLRIAIDGGVRADYRVSSLPTLFGEKLVLRRLDTLPPDLTLARLGFNARQAAAMEAAIRAPHGLVLVTGPTGSGKTLSLYCALQMLDRDTHNVCTVEDPAEIQLDGINQVGVAEKAGLTFATALRALLRQDPDVIMVGEIRDAETADVAIKAAQTGHLVLSTLHTNDAPAAVARLLDIGVAPYNLAAALRLVTAQRLVRRLCTTCRVRSDAPVRALRDAGCEPAALEAGWRPFVARGCAACHGIGYRGRIGLHQTMPVSAALAERIVARASVGALAQCAAAEGVRSLRDAALAHVRDGTTSVAEALAATSEA; encoded by the coding sequence ATGCATATCCCTCCTTCCGGGGCGCCGCCGCGCACGCAGCCGTCGCCCATCTCCTCCCACCGCCCGACGGCCGAGCGAGTCCGTTCGCTCGATGCAACGCAGCTCGACGACTCGCCGGCGGTACGGCTGCTGACCGACACACTGCACGCCGCGCGCGTGCGCAACGCGTCCGACATCCACATTGAACCGTTCGAAGCCGGCTGGCGGATCCGCCTGCGCATCGACGGCGTCCTGCACGTACACGCGCAACCGCCCGCTCATCTGCGCGACGCGCTCGTCACGCGGACCAAGGTGCTCGCGCGCATGGACATCGCGGAACGGCGGCTGCCGCAGGACGGCCGGTTGCGCATCGCGATCGACGGCGGCGTGCGGGCCGACTACCGCGTCAGTTCGCTGCCGACACTGTTCGGCGAGAAACTCGTGCTGCGCCGCCTCGACACGCTGCCGCCCGATCTCACGCTCGCGCGCCTCGGCTTCAACGCACGGCAGGCTGCGGCAATGGAGGCCGCGATTCGCGCGCCGCACGGTCTCGTGCTCGTCACCGGTCCGACCGGCAGCGGCAAAACGCTGTCGCTCTACTGCGCGCTGCAGATGCTCGATCGCGACACGCACAACGTATGCACGGTCGAAGATCCGGCCGAGATTCAGCTGGACGGGATCAATCAGGTCGGCGTCGCGGAAAAGGCCGGCCTCACGTTCGCGACGGCGCTGCGCGCGCTACTGCGGCAGGACCCGGACGTCATCATGGTCGGGGAAATTCGCGACGCGGAAACCGCCGACGTCGCGATCAAGGCCGCGCAGACGGGGCACCTCGTGCTGTCGACGCTGCATACGAACGATGCGCCAGCAGCCGTCGCGCGACTGCTCGACATCGGCGTCGCACCGTACAACCTCGCGGCCGCGTTGCGGCTCGTTACCGCGCAGCGCCTCGTTCGGCGTCTGTGCACCACGTGCCGCGTGCGCTCGGATGCACCGGTGCGCGCACTGCGCGACGCGGGTTGCGAGCCGGCGGCGCTGGAGGCCGGATGGCGCCCGTTCGTCGCGCGCGGCTGTGCCGCCTGCCACGGCATCGGTTATCGAGGCCGGATCGGTCTGCACCAGACGATGCCGGTGTCCGCTGCGTTGGCCGAGCGCATCGTCGCGCGCGCAAGCGTCGGCGCCCTCGCGCAATGCGCGGCGGCCGAGGGTGTACGCAGTCTGCGCGACGCCGCGCTCGCACACGTTCGCGACGGCACGACGAGCGTCGCGGAAGCGCTGGCCGCGACGTCCGAAGCGTAG
- a CDS encoding HlyC/CorC family transporter, which produces MDQIPLWAQIGAVFLLLLCSSFFSISETAMMALNRHRLKHLAGKGVLGAKTTQGLLTRTDLLLSVILIGNNLFNTIIPVLTTSLALHTFGRNNLALSIATGIVAFLIIVFAEIAPKIVGATFPERIALPASLVIAPLMRVFKPVVWFVNALANGVLWVLRINTKKGRDQRMSPDELRAIVLESSSFMPTKHRSILLNLFDLENITVDDVMVPRRQIESLNFYAPLDEILHQLETCYHNRLVVYEGDIDKVLGVLHVRKTLTALHNQDFDRETLRTLLAEPYYVPSGTPVVQQLQYFQESRQRTALVVNEYGELEGLVTPEDIIEELIGEFTTSMPRGERARGWNENGECIVAASMPLRELNRWLHLHLPTDGPKTLNGLILEVLEEIPEGDVCVKIGDVMLEVMRSDDQAVRTVKLFKPRGARTRAAAR; this is translated from the coding sequence GTGGACCAAATTCCCTTATGGGCGCAAATCGGCGCCGTCTTCCTGCTTCTCCTCTGTTCCAGCTTCTTTTCCATTTCCGAGACCGCGATGATGGCGCTCAACCGACACCGGTTGAAACATCTCGCCGGCAAGGGCGTGCTCGGCGCGAAAACCACGCAGGGCCTGCTCACGCGCACCGACCTGCTGCTCAGCGTGATTCTGATCGGCAACAATCTGTTCAACACGATCATCCCGGTTCTGACGACTTCGCTCGCGCTGCACACGTTCGGCCGTAACAATCTCGCGCTGTCGATCGCGACCGGCATCGTCGCGTTCCTGATCATCGTGTTCGCGGAAATCGCGCCGAAGATCGTCGGCGCGACCTTTCCCGAGCGCATCGCGCTGCCCGCGAGTCTCGTGATCGCGCCGCTGATGCGCGTGTTCAAGCCAGTGGTGTGGTTCGTCAATGCGCTCGCGAACGGCGTGCTCTGGGTGCTGCGCATCAATACGAAGAAGGGCCGCGACCAGCGGATGTCGCCCGACGAACTGCGCGCGATCGTGCTCGAGTCGAGCAGCTTCATGCCGACCAAGCACCGCAGCATCCTGCTCAACCTGTTCGACCTCGAGAACATCACGGTCGACGACGTGATGGTGCCGCGCCGCCAGATCGAATCGCTGAACTTCTACGCGCCGCTCGACGAGATCCTGCATCAGCTCGAGACCTGCTATCACAACCGCCTCGTCGTCTACGAAGGCGACATCGACAAGGTGCTCGGCGTGCTGCACGTGCGCAAGACGCTTACCGCCCTGCACAACCAGGATTTCGATCGCGAAACGCTGCGCACACTGCTCGCGGAGCCGTACTATGTGCCGTCGGGCACGCCGGTCGTTCAGCAGTTGCAGTATTTCCAGGAAAGCCGCCAGCGCACCGCGCTCGTCGTCAACGAGTACGGCGAACTCGAGGGGCTGGTCACGCCCGAGGATATCATCGAAGAACTGATCGGCGAATTCACCACGTCGATGCCGCGCGGCGAACGCGCGCGCGGCTGGAACGAGAACGGCGAATGCATCGTCGCGGCGAGCATGCCGCTGCGCGAACTGAACCGCTGGCTGCACCTGCACCTGCCCACCGACGGGCCGAAGACGCTCAACGGCCTGATCCTCGAAGTGCTCGAGGAAATTCCGGAAGGCGACGTTTGCGTGAAGATCGGCGACGTGATGCTCGAGGTCATGCGCAGCGACGATCAGGCCGTGCGCACGGTCAAACTCTTCAAGCCGCGCGGCGCCCGCACGCGCGCCGCCGCCCGCTAG
- the istA gene encoding IS21 family transposase: MYFREKVPLREIARRTGLSRNTVRSWLRQTDAVEPKYPKRVSPSVVDEWAAQLTGWLRADSHRPKRDRRTARFMFEAIRGEGYAGSYGRVSAFVRRWHEEQAAAPRRKAYVPLAFEPGEAFQFDWSCEYAFIGGLRRRLEVAHVKLNASRAFWLVAYPTQSHEMLFDAHARAFAAFGGVPRRGIYDNMKTAVDKVGRGKERAVNARFEAMCGHYLFEPEFCNRAAGWEKGIVEKNVQDRRRQIWHEAALRRWETLELLNEWVAGQCRQAWQMRHPQWPELTVEDVLQDERTRLMPNPRPFDGYVEQTLRVSSTSLIHFQRNRYSVPTEYTNQLVSVRCYPAYLSVVADAQEIARHERSFERHMTFYDWRHYITLVERKPGALRNGAPFVTMPQPLQQLQRHLLKHPGGDRIMTQVLAAVREHGLDAVLLAVQAALDSGRPSGEHVLNVLSRLKAPTTSTNLATTKLQLTEEPAADVSRYETLRANPPEDRHV; this comes from the coding sequence ATGTATTTCCGCGAGAAGGTCCCGCTGCGCGAGATTGCGAGGCGCACGGGCCTGTCCCGGAACACGGTGCGCAGCTGGCTTCGGCAGACGGATGCCGTTGAGCCGAAGTACCCGAAGCGCGTCAGCCCGAGCGTCGTCGACGAGTGGGCCGCGCAACTGACGGGCTGGCTGCGGGCAGACAGTCATCGCCCGAAGCGTGACCGGCGCACGGCCCGGTTCATGTTCGAGGCCATCCGCGGCGAGGGCTATGCCGGCAGCTACGGCCGCGTCAGCGCCTTCGTGAGACGCTGGCACGAGGAGCAGGCTGCAGCACCGCGCAGGAAGGCCTATGTACCGCTGGCCTTCGAACCCGGCGAAGCCTTCCAGTTTGACTGGAGCTGCGAATACGCCTTCATCGGCGGGTTGCGGCGACGCCTGGAGGTCGCCCACGTCAAGCTCAATGCCAGCCGGGCGTTCTGGCTGGTCGCCTATCCGACCCAGAGTCACGAGATGCTGTTCGATGCGCACGCCCGCGCATTCGCCGCGTTCGGCGGCGTGCCGCGCCGCGGCATCTACGACAACATGAAGACCGCCGTGGACAAGGTCGGCCGCGGCAAGGAGCGCGCGGTCAACGCCCGCTTCGAGGCAATGTGCGGCCATTACCTGTTCGAGCCGGAATTCTGCAACCGTGCCGCCGGCTGGGAGAAGGGCATCGTTGAGAAGAACGTGCAGGACCGGCGCCGCCAGATCTGGCACGAGGCTGCGCTACGACGCTGGGAAACGCTGGAGCTTCTGAACGAATGGGTCGCGGGCCAGTGTCGTCAGGCCTGGCAGATGCGGCACCCGCAGTGGCCCGAGCTGACGGTCGAGGACGTGCTGCAGGACGAGCGCACCAGGCTGATGCCCAATCCACGCCCGTTCGACGGCTATGTCGAGCAGACGCTGCGGGTGTCGTCGACCAGCCTCATCCACTTCCAGCGCAACCGCTACAGCGTGCCCACCGAGTACACGAACCAGCTGGTGAGCGTGCGCTGCTATCCGGCATATCTCAGCGTCGTCGCCGACGCCCAGGAGATCGCACGCCACGAACGCAGCTTCGAGCGGCACATGACCTTCTACGACTGGCGCCATTACATCACGCTGGTTGAGCGCAAACCCGGCGCGTTGCGCAACGGCGCTCCGTTCGTCACGATGCCACAGCCGCTGCAGCAGTTGCAGCGGCACCTACTGAAGCACCCGGGAGGCGATCGCATCATGACGCAGGTGCTCGCCGCGGTGCGCGAACACGGACTCGATGCCGTGCTGCTTGCCGTGCAGGCAGCGCTGGACTCGGGACGCCCCAGTGGGGAGCACGTTCTGAACGTGCTGAGCCGGTTGAAGGCACCCACCACGAGCACCAACCTCGCGACGACGAAACTCCAGCTTACCGAAGAGCCGGCCGCCGACGTGAGCCGCTACGAAACCCTGCGCGCCAACCCACCGGAGGACCGTCATGTCTAA